A window of the Gloeothece verrucosa PCC 7822 genome harbors these coding sequences:
- a CDS encoding GIY-YIG nuclease family protein: MMNNKVYLLHYKSPIGNLSNPKGQAQHYLGFTTDLETRLTDHQLGKGAKITAAFALKKYRLI; the protein is encoded by the coding sequence ATGATGAACAATAAGGTCTATCTACTGCATTATAAATCTCCCATTGGTAATTTATCAAATCCCAAAGGACAAGCACAACATTATCTAGGATTCACGACAGACCTAGAAACTCGATTAACCGACCATCAATTAGGGAAAGGAGCTAAGATTACGGCTGCATTCGCTTTAAAAAAATACCGTTTAATTTAG
- a CDS encoding zincin-like metallopeptidase domain-containing protein: MKWGGTYAKEVEDPDTRETKKEYRNSCRWFSVFNVACLDDTKSDRKITEYLKLLTPVKANDFNPIPQVESFISTLEIETVFGGPVACYVPTLDTIRLPNCSDFLSTEGFYSTYLHEIVHSTGHHSRCDRHLNNNKGSSDYAFEELIADLGSAFLCNHFAINYSLEAHASYLDSWLSVLRGDKTAFLKAAQKANQAFNYLVGDTVYDEQ; the protein is encoded by the coding sequence ATTAAATGGGGTGGCACTTATGCCAAAGAAGTAGAAGATCCCGACACGAGAGAGACAAAAAAAGAATACAGAAATAGTTGTCGATGGTTTTCAGTTTTCAATGTCGCTTGTCTTGATGATACCAAAAGCGATCGCAAGATAACTGAATACCTTAAACTGTTAACTCCAGTTAAAGCTAACGACTTTAATCCCATTCCACAAGTTGAGAGTTTCATCAGCACCCTTGAAATAGAAACAGTATTCGGGGGACCTGTAGCTTGTTATGTTCCCACCCTAGATACTATCAGATTACCTAATTGTTCTGACTTTTTATCGACAGAGGGATTTTATTCGACCTATTTACATGAAATAGTCCACAGTACGGGTCATCACTCTAGATGCGATCGACATCTTAATAATAACAAAGGTTCATCAGACTATGCTTTTGAAGAGTTAATCGCTGACTTAGGTAGTGCTTTTTTATGCAATCATTTTGCTATTAATTATAGCCTGGAAGCCCATGCTTCTTATTTAGATTCCTGGCTTTCTGTTTTAAGAGGCGACAAAACGGCATTTCTCAAGGCAGCACAGAAAGCTAATCAAGCTTTTAATTATCTAGTAGGAGATACAGTTTATGATGAACAATAA
- a CDS encoding ArdC-like ssDNA-binding domain-containing protein encodes MVTATATDKNQLITDKLITLIEKGVTPWSQPWYSSPFQNFLTKHIYRGINPILCQIDLVINNWEYPFFITFQQAKELNWLIKKGSKAT; translated from the coding sequence ATGGTTACAGCAACGGCTACAGATAAAAACCAATTAATAACCGATAAGCTCATTACTTTAATTGAAAAGGGAGTCACCCCCTGGTCACAGCCTTGGTATAGCAGTCCGTTTCAGAACTTTTTGACTAAGCATATCTATCGCGGGATTAATCCTATTTTATGCCAAATCGATTTAGTCATCAACAACTGGGAATATCCATTTTTTATTACTTTTCAACAAGCTAAAGAACTCAACTGGCTAATTAAAAAAGGTAGTAAGGCAACTTAG
- a CDS encoding DNA methyltransferase produces the protein MYQLSLFDLIPDSNYKPSSTVNVPKINKLRKLADNLQRKIDDKLNPAIASQRVTRRRANIVASMRQDGLKLQGIQGYLYAIADDLEEGILPNILSNISTIAQVEVLWSFGNEKWNQKNLENVFSDDWYIDYRRRLIQANITNINQLNSAIAALKELSPSVKEDPIAVQIRQLEHSLIGYDIPGYFPTPDNICKQMVQLACLEPQMKVWEPGAGNGQIVETIKESVDVDLTVSEINPTLRQILTLKGFNVIAADCFTVKEKFNRILMNPPFSGEEIKHIYHAYSCLKDDGRLISIVPESITFRKNKIYQEFREWLDDKCVFNEALPKGSFLNSSRSTGVSTRILVIQK, from the coding sequence ATGTATCAACTATCGCTCTTTGATTTAATTCCCGATTCCAATTATAAACCCTCAAGCACTGTCAATGTCCCAAAAATCAATAAATTAAGGAAATTAGCTGATAATCTACAGCGTAAAATTGATGACAAATTAAACCCTGCAATCGCATCTCAACGAGTAACCCGACGCAGGGCTAATATAGTAGCATCAATGAGACAGGATGGGTTAAAACTTCAGGGTATCCAAGGTTATCTATATGCTATTGCTGATGATTTAGAAGAAGGCATATTACCCAACATTTTAAGTAATATTAGCACCATCGCTCAAGTAGAGGTTTTATGGTCATTCGGGAATGAAAAATGGAATCAAAAAAATCTTGAGAATGTTTTCTCGGATGATTGGTACATAGATTATCGCCGACGATTGATACAAGCCAATATTACCAATATCAATCAATTAAATAGTGCGATTGCAGCATTAAAGGAATTATCGCCATCGGTTAAAGAAGACCCTATAGCCGTACAAATCAGGCAACTTGAACATAGCCTAATAGGGTATGATATTCCTGGTTATTTCCCGACTCCTGATAATATTTGTAAGCAAATGGTACAGTTAGCTTGTCTTGAACCCCAAATGAAAGTATGGGAACCTGGGGCTGGTAATGGACAAATTGTTGAAACAATAAAAGAATCTGTTGATGTCGATTTAACTGTATCCGAAATTAACCCAACCCTTAGACAAATACTAACATTAAAAGGGTTCAATGTAATTGCGGCTGATTGCTTTACGGTTAAAGAAAAATTTAACCGTATTTTGATGAATCCGCCTTTCTCAGGGGAAGAAATAAAACATATTTATCACGCCTATTCCTGTTTAAAAGATGACGGACGACTAATAAGCATTGTACCAGAATCAATAACATTTCGTAAAAACAAAATATATCAAGAGTTCAGAGAGTGGCTTGATGATAAATGTGTTTTCAATGAGGCTTTGCCAAAGGGAAGTTTTCTTAATAGTAGCAGGTCAACTGGAGTAAGTACAAGAATTTTAGTGATTCAAAAGTAA
- a CDS encoding bifunctional DNA primase/polymerase: protein MYAVTIPEPQSFIHYLSILPPHWPLIPVNRNKQPIGHQWQNHPVTRDNLIKNFNQRGYIIVLNKYHQPYPIRPPGVGILLGQNSKEFLIALDVDGYSARAYLQELIPHLPRTVAFTSGRPGRCQYLFKLPPGHSIKPFKRITGPGEALEIRATGQQSVLPPSPHPVTGQYFWLGGCRPDEIEVAIIPEQIIDLAQSPKRTKKIQPITKAPLIREVRHDRATTIEAAKSALSLIHPNFADDYDSWIRIGMSLHFISFSLLDDWDRWSQLSAKYQPGECYYKWASFKGSGVSDRTLWYYVKLSK from the coding sequence ATGTATGCTGTAACCATTCCTGAACCTCAATCGTTCATCCACTATCTTTCCATCCTCCCTCCTCATTGGCCTCTCATTCCCGTAAACCGCAACAAACAACCCATAGGACACCAATGGCAAAATCATCCCGTCACCCGTGACAACTTAATCAAAAATTTTAATCAAAGGGGTTATATAATCGTCCTCAACAAATATCATCAACCCTATCCCATCCGTCCCCCTGGTGTGGGTATCTTATTAGGGCAAAATTCAAAGGAATTTCTAATCGCCCTGGACGTTGATGGATACTCGGCGAGAGCCTATCTCCAAGAACTAATACCTCATCTACCTCGAACAGTAGCATTCACCTCTGGTCGTCCTGGGCGTTGTCAGTATTTATTTAAGCTGCCTCCTGGTCATAGTATCAAACCATTCAAGAGGATAACAGGACCAGGAGAAGCCTTAGAGATTCGTGCAACCGGTCAGCAATCGGTTTTGCCGCCATCCCCGCATCCAGTAACTGGCCAGTATTTTTGGCTCGGGGGTTGTCGTCCTGATGAAATTGAGGTGGCGATCATACCAGAACAAATAATAGATCTTGCCCAATCCCCGAAACGGACAAAAAAGATTCAGCCCATTACAAAAGCTCCCTTGATAAGGGAAGTACGACATGATAGAGCAACCACCATAGAAGCGGCTAAGTCGGCACTATCATTAATTCATCCCAATTTTGCTGATGACTATGATAGTTGGATTCGCATCGGCATGAGTCTTCATTTTATATCGTTTTCTCTGCTAGATGACTGGGATAGATGGAGCCAATTATCAGCTAAATATCAACCCGGCGAATGTTACTATAAATGGGCATCATTCAAGGGTTCAGGGGTAAGTGATCGTACACTTTGGTATTACGTAAAACTCTCCAAATGA
- a CDS encoding ParA family protein, protein MLTLAIVSLSGGQGKTTCALFLGKRLAKEGWPTLVVDADPQHNLTTYLEAKVDQQPTLLEFLKKAVELSEAIYPVDGKDNLYIIPSDDALDAANEYLASSGAAAILLKRRLEVLKDTFKVCLIDAPPQRSQICLSIVGAADYLLIPAEATVKGYGSLVRSIDLWKSMRDELKVSEAELLGVLPFRDRWIGLTQSKESQLSVTAMGEEVGREFILPSIRESERYKQAINQGKLLSEMGFGDLEYPFDVLVDLIKGLIN, encoded by the coding sequence ATGCTTACTTTAGCAATTGTGTCCCTCAGTGGTGGGCAGGGTAAAACCACTTGTGCCCTGTTTTTGGGTAAGCGCTTAGCAAAAGAAGGTTGGCCAACCTTAGTTGTGGATGCTGACCCGCAGCATAATCTCACTACCTATTTAGAGGCCAAAGTTGATCAGCAGCCGACTTTATTAGAATTTCTCAAGAAAGCCGTAGAACTATCTGAGGCTATCTATCCCGTTGACGGAAAAGATAATCTCTATATCATTCCGTCTGATGATGCCCTCGATGCTGCTAATGAATACCTCGCCAGTAGTGGGGCTGCCGCTATTCTACTCAAGCGTCGTTTGGAAGTCCTCAAAGATACCTTTAAGGTTTGTCTCATCGATGCTCCCCCACAGCGCTCACAGATCTGTCTATCTATCGTTGGTGCTGCTGATTATTTGCTGATACCGGCTGAAGCTACCGTAAAGGGCTATGGATCGTTGGTAAGGTCTATCGACTTGTGGAAATCCATGCGCGATGAGCTTAAAGTCTCTGAAGCTGAACTGCTCGGTGTACTACCTTTCCGAGATCGCTGGATAGGATTAACCCAATCTAAGGAGAGTCAGTTGTCTGTTACCGCTATGGGGGAAGAGGTAGGACGAGAGTTTATTCTCCCGTCTATCAGGGAAAGTGAGAGATACAAGCAAGCTATCAATCAGGGCAAATTGTTGAGCGAGATGGGTTTTGGGGATTTGGAATATCCCTTTGATGTTTTGGTGGACTTAATTAAAGGTTTAATTAATTAA
- a CDS encoding RNB domain-containing ribonuclease produces MRQFSHQVIAELETLKAPSVSKREQVLGFTIDSETSLDLDDAIWIEPIRNGAIIWVHITDVTSMVPFGGAIEKAAIERVETHYLPRKVDPMLPSDLATNKLSLLENKLRPTVTIKVTLDSNAKIVNTEVSLTQLTSLKKFSYTEAEAILNEPSNPFYCQIRYCEMWAQKLYWRRTNIGAIGGTSISGLFLDEEGRPCELRQYKSQQLIQEFMILANTAIANAAAQKQRVLELPLPGLDETNTDEPFFPSTQELDITQETVNNTTPEPIEDIPDIPGADNPILYLNNQSAILKIQPPTYQFRAVNGGWECTSKMVYQDETITATEVKTNKKEDIGAAALSILKKLHQIGAFAASI; encoded by the coding sequence ATGAGACAATTCAGCCACCAAGTAATCGCCGAGTTAGAAACCTTAAAAGCTCCTTCAGTAAGTAAACGGGAACAGGTGTTAGGCTTTACCATAGATAGTGAAACATCTCTAGACTTAGACGATGCTATCTGGATAGAACCGATAAGAAACGGGGCGATAATTTGGGTTCATATTACGGATGTTACATCTATGGTTCCCTTTGGTGGTGCTATTGAGAAAGCCGCCATTGAGCGAGTTGAAACCCATTATCTACCACGTAAAGTAGACCCGATGTTACCCTCAGATTTAGCCACCAATAAACTTAGTCTATTGGAAAATAAGCTAAGACCAACAGTGACGATCAAGGTAACATTAGACAGTAATGCCAAAATAGTAAACACCGAAGTTTCCTTAACTCAGTTAACGAGTCTCAAGAAATTCTCATACACTGAGGCTGAGGCAATCCTCAATGAACCCTCTAATCCCTTCTACTGCCAGATTAGATATTGTGAGATGTGGGCACAGAAACTATACTGGAGACGCACTAATATTGGGGCTATTGGTGGAACATCGATATCAGGGTTATTCCTTGATGAGGAGGGGCGGCCATGCGAACTGAGGCAATATAAATCTCAACAACTCATCCAAGAATTTATGATTTTGGCCAATACCGCAATCGCCAATGCGGCCGCACAAAAACAGAGAGTATTAGAGTTACCATTACCTGGTCTTGATGAAACTAATACTGATGAACCCTTTTTCCCCTCTACTCAAGAATTAGACATCACGCAAGAAACAGTAAATAATACAACCCCTGAACCCATTGAAGATATCCCAGACATCCCAGGTGCTGACAACCCCATCTTATACCTTAATAATCAGTCGGCCATTCTGAAAATTCAACCTCCTACCTATCAATTTCGTGCGGTAAATGGGGGATGGGAATGTACTTCTAAAATGGTGTATCAAGATGAAACCATTACAGCCACAGAAGTTAAAACGAATAAAAAGGAAGATATTGGGGCGGCAGCCCTCTCTATATTGAAAAAACTCCATCAAATAGGTGCTTTTGCTGCCTCTATTTAA
- a CDS encoding PEP-CTERM sorting domain-containing protein, translated as MLKLTLLTLSSVAALVFGDVLKVSAAVLNSSFESGNFQSWSTAGQVTVEDANFGVTPQDGTYQAVLETLQDTTEVGGSDLENFLGLTVGSLTDLGVTEGSAIKQTVTLKAGDIISFSWNFLTDQDPSENNYNDLGFFVLNGFTLLADTTEVTNLSLFTRLSRETGYKTASITVQAAGIYLLGFGVVDVDKTDSGDTAVNSALLIDNISVTSVPEPLTLLGVATAALLGTVFKRNLS; from the coding sequence ATGTTAAAACTAACTTTGTTAACTTTAAGTTCAGTAGCGGCTTTAGTTTTTGGTGATGTACTCAAAGTCAGTGCGGCTGTTTTAAATAGTAGTTTTGAAAGCGGAAACTTCCAATCTTGGTCAACAGCCGGTCAAGTAACAGTAGAAGATGCTAATTTTGGCGTAACTCCTCAAGATGGGACTTATCAAGCGGTGTTAGAAACTCTACAGGATACAACCGAAGTAGGGGGTTCAGATTTAGAAAACTTTTTGGGACTCACTGTCGGAAGTTTAACTGACTTAGGAGTGACAGAAGGTTCTGCTATTAAACAAACTGTTACTCTTAAGGCGGGAGATATAATTAGCTTTTCTTGGAACTTTTTAACGGATCAAGACCCTAGTGAAAATAATTATAATGATTTAGGGTTTTTTGTTTTAAATGGATTCACTCTTCTCGCTGATACAACTGAAGTGACTAACCTCAGTTTGTTTACTCGATTAAGTCGAGAAACAGGCTATAAAACAGCTTCTATTACAGTACAAGCAGCAGGAATTTATCTATTAGGATTTGGAGTGGTAGATGTGGATAAAACAGACAGTGGAGATACGGCGGTTAATTCGGCTTTATTAATAGATAACATCAGTGTTACTTCTGTTCCTGAACCTTTGACCTTGTTAGGAGTAGCTACTGCGGCTTTATTGGGTACGGTTTTTAAACGTAACTTATCGTAA